Proteins encoded by one window of Miscanthus floridulus cultivar M001 unplaced genomic scaffold, ASM1932011v1 os_972_1_2, whole genome shotgun sequence:
- the LOC136535473 gene encoding UDP-glycosyltransferase 83A1-like, translated as MSSLPAAVEHMIQNGNFRCMVVDYGLAWVLGVAKKAGMRTATLWPSCAAVMAAGLDLQELIADGMLDKDGLPTGKQIPPVGDLQMNLAPLAWNAAGTEEAQKQIFRCLNNILKALGQGTVDLMLCNTVKELEEGILSQHPSIVPIGPLPTGLREGKPVGNFWPEDDSCLSWLDAQPDRSVVYVAFGSIAVLDQEQFHELACGLELSGRPFLWVVRPGLANTDNYPDGFLETVEKRGKIVTWSPQHRVLAHRAVACFVSHCGWNSVMEGVRNGLSFLTWPYFADQFINESYVCDVWKTGLRLVKDTATGSLVTSEHIAACIENLLNDPATVSRALELQKVASNSIGKDGTSFDNLTAVINAMKG; from the exons ATGAGCTCCCTGCCGGCGGCCGTCGAGCACATGATCCAGAACGGCAACTTCCGCTGCATGGTCGTCGACTACGGCCTGGCGTGGGTGCTCGGCGTCGCCAAGAAGGCTGGCATGCGCACGGCGACGCTCTGGCCGTCCTGTGCTGCCGTGATGGCCGCAGGGTTAGACTTGCAGGAGCTGATCGCTGATGGCATGCTCGACAAGGATG GTTTACCGACGGGCAAACAGATACCTCCAGTAGGCGACCTGCAGATGAACCTGGCACCGCTGGCCTGGAACGCCGCCGGCACGGAGGAGGCGCAGAAACAGATATTCCGGTGCCTCAACAACATCCTCAAGGCGCTGGGGCAGGGCACCGTCGACCTCATGCTGTGCAACACTGTCAAGGAACTCGAGGAGGGCATCCTGTCCCAGCACCCCAGCATCGTCCCCATCGGGCCATTGCCGACGGGTCTCCGTGAGGGAAAGCCCGTAGGGAATTTCTGGCCTGAGGACGACAGCTGCCTGTCGTGGCTGGACGCGCAGCCTGACAGGTCAGTTGTCTACGTGGCATTCGGTAGCATCGCTGTGCTCGACCAGGAACAGTTCCATGAGCTCGCTTGTGGGCTGGAGCTGTCAGGGAGGCCATTTCTTTGGGTGGTCCGTCCTGGCCTCGCCAATACCGACAATTACCCTGACGGATTCCTCGAGACCGTCGAGAAAAGGGGCAAGATTGTGACATGGTCGCCTCAGCACAGGGTTCTTGCCCACCGGGCCGTTGCCTGCTTCGTGTCGCACTGCGGATGGAACTCTGTCATGGAGGGCGTGAGGAACGGGCTGTCGTTCCTGACGTGGCCGTACTTCGCTGACCAGTTCATCAACGAGAGCTACGTCTGCGACGTGTGGAAGACTGGCCTGCGTCTTGTGAAGGACACCGCCACCGGTAGCCTGGTGACGAGCGAGCACATCGCTGCGTGCATAGAGAACCTGCTGAACGATCCGGCGACCGTGTCCAGGGCGTTGGAGCTGCAGAAGGTTGCGTCCAATAGCATCGGAAAAGATGGCACGTCGTTCGACAATCTGACGGCCGTTATTAATGCAATGAAAGGCTGA
- the LOC136535474 gene encoding probable receptor-like protein kinase At5g20050, whose product MEAESRTWTRHLLLLFFIALVVATTSSQATIFNITNRCSYTVWPAALPVGGGMRLDPGNSWVLQVPGGQQIGRVWARTGCSFDGPGNNSCQTGDCGGVLACTTSGQPPMTSAEFTLSGSNNTDDYFDITVVDGFNVPMDFLPVPVLSKGSSGCSKGPRCAADITSQCPAELKVPGGCRGASNDGSTVNSNTVFYVRMCPDAYTYSSDNGAILYKCPSGTDYQIIFCPPADLVSLSSPPASPTANGTSSITSSSKSKKARIFGFVLGGSLGGFVLVTSLILFILVRRRRLQRRQEMQEEEEAEFGRLPGMPRRFTFEQLQEATDQFREKLGEGGFGSVFRGRFGEEAIAVKRLDRAGQGKREFLAEVQTIGSIHHINLVRVIGFCAEKSHRLLVYEYMPKGSLDQWIFRRHGNDDDDTPCLDWQTRYKIIAHVAKGLSYLHEECMKRVAHLDVKPQNILLDDNFDAKLSDFGLCKLIDRDKSQVVTRMRGTPGYLAPEWLTSHITEKADVYSFGVVVMEIISGRKNLDTSRSEKSFHLITLLEEKLKSDRLVDLIDMCSSSDSQAHKQEAIQMMKLAMWCLQIDCKRRPKMSEVVKVLEGTMSAKTDIDHNFVVTNSASFGAPGIVGLSGPPLASEVSGPR is encoded by the coding sequence ATGGAAGCGGAGAGTAGGACTTGGACACGCCACCTCCTGCTGCTGTTCTTCATCGCCCTCGTCGTCGCCACCACCAGCAGCCAAGCTACCATCTTCAACATCACCAACCGATGCTCCTACACTGTGTGGCCGGCCGCCCTACCGGTGGGCGGCGGCATGCGGCTCGACCCAGGGAACTCTTGGGTGCTCCAAGTTCCCGGTGGCCAGCAAATTGGCCGCGTGTGGGCGCGCACCGGCTGTTCATTCGACGGCCCCGGCAACAACTCCTGCCAGACGGGTGACTGCGGCGGCGTGCTGGCATGCACGACCAGCGGCCAGCCGCCGATGACTTCTGCAGAGTTCACCCTGAGTGGCTCCAACAACACCGACGACTACTTCGACATCACCGTCGTCGACGGCTTCAACGTGCCCATGGACTTCCTGCCGGTGCCGGTGCTGTCCAAGGGATCGTCGGGGTGCAGCAAGGGGCCACGGTGCGCAGCCGACATCACGTCGCAGTGCCCGGCTGAGCTCAAGGTACCAGGAGGTTGCCGCGGCGCGTCCAACGACGGCAGCACGGTAAACAGCAACACGGTTTTCTATGTTCGGATGTGCcccgacgcctacacctactccaGTGATAATGGTGCCATCTTATATAAATGTCCGTCAGGAACAGACTACCAGATCATTTTCTGTCCCCCAGCCGATCTTGTATCATTGTCTTCTCCTCCAGCTTCACCAACTGCAAATGGAACAAGTAGCATCACATCCTCATCAAAATCCAAGAAAGCACGCATATTTGGTTTTGTTCTAGGTGGTTCTTTAGGTGGTTTCGTTTTGGTCACATCCCTCATCCTGTTCATCTTGGTGCGTAGACGACGATTGCAGCGGCGCCAAGAGATGCAGGAAGAGGAGGAAGCAGAGTTCGGGAGGCTACCAGGGATGCCCAGAAGGTTCACATTTGAGCAGCTACAAGAGGCAACCGATCAGTTCAGAGAGAAGCTCGGGGAAGGAGGATTCGGGTCTGTTTTCAGAGGACGTTTTGGAGAGGAAGCAATCGCGGTGAAACGGTTGGATAGAGCTGGTCAGGGAAAGAGGGAATTCTTGGCAGAGGTTCAGACCATCGGTAGCATTCACCATATCAATCTGGTGAGGGTAATCGGTTTCTGTGCAGAGAAATCGCATAGGCTCTTGGTTTATGAGtacatgcccaaaggatccttgGACCAGTGGATCTTTCGCCGGCACGGCAATGACGACGACGACACTCCTTGCCTGGATTGGCAAACGCGATACAAGATTATTGCTCATGTAGCTAAGGGCCTGTCTTATCTTCACGAGGAGTGCATGAAGAGAGTTGCTCACTTGGATGTGAAACCACAGAACATCCTCTTAGATGACAACTTCGATGCTAAACTCTCTGATTTTGGACTGTGCAAGCTCATCGACCGGGATAAGAGCCAAGTGGTTACTAGAATGAGAGGCACGCCTGGATATTTAGCTCCCGAATGGTTGACGTCGCACATCACAGAAAAGGCTGATGTATATAGCTTTGGTGTGGTGGTGATGGAGATCATCAGTGGAAGGAAGAACCTGGACACTTCTCGGTCTGAAAAGAGCTTTCATCTTATTACCTTACTGGAAGAGAAGTTGAAGAGTGATCGGTTGGTAGATTTGATTGATATGTGCAGTAGTAGTGACAGTCAGGCACACAAGCAAGAAGCAATTCAGATGATGAAGCTCGCAATGTGGTGCTTGCAGATTGATTGCAAACGAAGGCCTAAAATGTCTGAGGTCGTAAAAGTCTTGGAAGGCACCATGAGTGCCAAAACTGACATAGATCACAACTTTGTCGTAACGAATTCAGCAAGCTTTGGTGCTCCTGGAATTGTGGGCTTGTCAGGTCCACCTCTAGCCTCAGAAGTGTCAGGCCCAAGGTGA